A genomic stretch from Prionailurus bengalensis isolate Pbe53 chromosome E2, Fcat_Pben_1.1_paternal_pri, whole genome shotgun sequence includes:
- the CHST6 gene encoding carbohydrate sulfotransferase 6: MWLPRISSTAVTVLLLAQTAILLFLVSWPRPPSPVGGKERVHVLVLSSWRSGSSFVGQLFSQHPDVFYLMEPAWHVWTTLSQGSAPALHMAVRDLVRSVFLCDMDVFDAYLPWRRNLSDLFQFAVSRALCSPPACTAFPRGAISSDTVCKPLCGRRPFGVAQEACRSYSHVVLKEVRFFNLQVLYPLLNDPALNLRIVHLVRDPRAVLRSREQTAKALARDNGIVLGTNGTWVESDPGLRVVREVCRSHVRIAEAATRKPPPFLRGRYRLVRFEDLARAPLPEIRELYDFAGLSLTPQLEAWIHNSTHGSGPGARREAFKTSSRNALNVSQAWRHALPFAKIRRVQELCAGALQLLGYRAVASEAEQRDLSLDLVQPLGTSSFSWASSTAAHPRP; encoded by the coding sequence ATGTGGCTGCCGCGCATCTCCAGCACGGCCGTGACCGTGCTCCTGCTGGCGCAGACCGCCATCCTGCTTTTCCTGGTCTCCTGGCCCAGGCCGCCGTCCCCGGTGGGCGGCAAAGAGCGGGTGCACGTGCTGGTGCTGTCCTCGTGGCGCTCGGGCTCGTCTTTCGTGGGCCAGCTCTTCAGCCAGCACCCCGACGTCTTCTACCTGATGGAGCCCGCGTGGCACGTGTGGACCACCCTGTCGCAGGGCAGCGCGCCGGCGCTACACATGGCCGTGCGCGACCTGGTGCGCTCCGTCTTCCTGTGCGACATGGACGTGTTCGACGCCTACCTGCCATGGCGCCGCAACCTGTCGGACCTCTTCCAGTTCGCGGTGAGCCGCGCGCTGTGCTCGCCGCCGGCCTGCACCGCCTTCCCGCGCGGCGCCATCAGCAGCGACACGGTGTGCAAGCCGCTGTGCGGGCGGCGGCCCTTCGGCGTGGCGCAGGAGGCCTGCCGCTCCTACAGCCACGTGGTGCTCAAGGAGGTGCGCTTCTTCAACCTGCAGGTGCTCTACCCGCTGCTCAACGACCCCGCGCTCAACCTGCGCATCGTGCACCTGGTGCGGGACCCGCGGGCCGTGCTGCGCTCCCGCGAGCAGACGGCCAAGGCGCTGGCGCGCGACAACGGCATCGTGCTGGGCACCAATGGCACCTGGGTGGAGTCCGACCCCGGCCTGCGCGTGGTGCGCGAGGTGTGTCGCAGCCACGTGCGGATCGCCGAGGCCGCCACCCGCAAGCCGCCGCCCTTCCTGCGCGGCCGCTACCGCCTGGTGCGCTTTGAGGATCTGGCGCGGGCGCCGCTGCCCGAGATCCGCGAGCTCTACGACTTCGCGGGCCTGAGCCTCACGCCGCAGCTCGAGGCCTGGATCCACAACAGCACGCACGGGTCCGGGCCCGGCGCCCGCCGCGAGGCCTTCAAGACCTCATCCAGGAACGCGCTCAACGTCTCCCAGGCCTGGCGCCACGCGCTGCCCTTCGCCAAGATCCGCCGCGTGCAGGAGCTGTGCGCCGGCGCGCTGCAGCTGCTGGGCTACCGGGCCGTGGCCTCCGAGGCCGAGCAGCGCGACCTCTCCTTGGACCTGGTGCAGCCGCTCGGCACTAGCAGCTTCAGCTGGGCGTCGTCCACCGCGGCGCACCCCCGACCTTAG